The following are encoded together in the Xiphophorus hellerii strain 12219 chromosome 3, Xiphophorus_hellerii-4.1, whole genome shotgun sequence genome:
- the LOC116717725 gene encoding prostate stem cell antigen-like, whose protein sequence is MLLSFVILFFLFSPATSLQCYSCGSSTTNEECNQKSETCQQPLDTCMTIVDTLGYMKAIVKQCASSSTCKGAASTASVDADGNGNTINCCSYDMCNMSAADSVHSHTALLLLTGAVLLLLTH, encoded by the exons ATGTTACTTAGCTTTGTgatcctcttcttcctcttctctccaG CAACGTCTCTGCAGTGCTACTCATGCGGCTCCTCCACCACCAATGAAGAATGCAACCAGAAGAGCGAGACGTGTCAGCAGCCGCTCGACACCTGCATGACCATCGTGGACACTTTGG GTTACATGAAAGCCATCGTGAAGCAATGCGCCAGCAGCTCCACATGCAAGGGGGCCGCCTCCACCGCCTCGGTGGACGCAGACGGAAACGGAAACACCATCAACTGCTGCAGCTACGACATGTGCAACATGAGCGCGGCGGACTCTGTTCACTCGCACACGGCGCTGCTGCTTCTAACTGGAGCCGTTTTACTGCTGCTAACGCACTGA
- the LOC116717724 gene encoding cleft lip and palate transmembrane protein 1-like protein codes for MFPSCYSKPADSGGKRSSVAKLLLGVFVVYMLHTAWLLYGFLNTKPCDGGRGEPCISSYLAAKPRLQMSVFTCLVPDNSQLTLALRVDLFDPHSTFERQVSVSLPEETQNNGSLYAVVYVHKAGVSPLEDRREVHYAAQLTTYITPPRTKGQKASRKKRESQRPVSHWRPHLSITVMSEEFIFSKAGLPSDVRRYMRLSQEGRRMTYLPLLLVNELSCRVKDLMEINGSSMQLPLTVSYEGISLRTFRFWIHLHDIVYSLRQFGFTEENIDEIKETLIGSNVYLLVLTALITSLQLICEFLALKNDICSWAKKKSMVGMSRKSVLWRCLGTLLIFLHLLEETSLLVLLPVGLGACVEVWKVFKVFKIQISRRCHTNKLDEEERKTVEYDTQASRYLSYLVYPLCISGAVFSLGYIRQKNYYSWLVNTLVTGVYALGFLSMAPQLFINDKLKSVSHMQGAVLMYRGVNTLISDLCGCASSFSSSVPFTSSHQLSCFRDELLFLLYLFQRRRYSSVPKRRESVSKKVKTQ; via the exons ATGTTCCCATCCTGTTACTCCAAACCTGCAGACAGCGGAGGCAAGAGGAGCTCCGTCGCTAAGCTGCTGCTGGGAGTGTTCGTGGTGTATATGCTGCACACCGCCTGGCTGCTGTACGGCTTCCTCAACACCAAACCCTGCGATGGAGGCAGGGGAGAGCCCTGCATTTCTTCCTACCTGGCTGCCAAACCCAGACTGCAG ATGAGTGTCTTTACCTGCCTTGTGCCAGATAACAGCCAACTGACCCTCGCTCTAAGGGTAGACCTCTTTGACCCTCACTCTACGTTTGAGAG ACAGGTGAGCGTTTCACTGCCAGAGGAGACTCAGAATAATGGCTCTCTGTACGCAGTTGTTTATGTTCACAAAGCCGGTGTTTCACCCCTGGAGGACCGGAGAGAAGTCCACTACGCTGCTCAGCTTACCACATACATAACTCCTCCACGCACAAAAGGCCAGAAGGCCTCAAGGAAG AAGCGTGAATCTCAAAGGCCTGTATCGCACTGGAGACCGCACCTGTCCATCACTGTGATGTCAGAGGAGTTCATCTTCAGCAAGGCGGGGCTTCCCAGTGACGTGAGACGATACATGAGATT ATCCCAGGAGGGCAGACGGATGACTTATCTGCCCCTGCTGCTGGTCAATGAGCTCAGCTGCAGAGTCAAAGACCTCATG GAGATCAACGGCAGCAGCATGCAGCTCCCTCTAACTGTGTCCTACGAAGGAATCTCTCTGAGGACGTTCAGGTTTTGGATCCACCTGCATGACATAGTTTATTCCCTCAGACAGTTTG GTTTCACTGAGGAGAATATTGATGAGATTAAAGAGACTTTAATAGGATCCAACGTTTACCTGCTAGTGCTGACTGCACTCATCACATCTCTACAA CTCATTTGTGAATTTCTGGCTCTGAAAAATGACATATGCTCGTGGGCGAAAAAGAAGAGCATGGTGGGAATGTCGAGGAAGTCAG TTTTATGGCGCTGTCTCGGCACTTTGCTGATTTTCCTCCATCTGCTGGAGGAGACCAGTCTGCTGGTGCTCCTTCCTGTCGGACTGGGAGCGTGTGTAGAG GTGTGGAAGGtgtttaaagtgtttaaaatcCAGATAAGCAGGAGGTGTCAT ACAAACAAGCTGGATGAAGAGGAGCGAAAGACGGTGGAGTACGACACGCAG GCCTCCAGATACTTGTCCTACTTGGTGTATCCTCTGTGCATCAGCGGAGCCGTTTTCTCTCTGGGCTACATACGCCAAAAGAA TTACTATTCTTGGCTGGTCAACACCCTGGTCACTG GTGTGTATGCACTCGGCTTCTTATCTATGGCTCCTCAGCTCTTCATCAACGACAAG TTGAAGTCTGTGAGCCACATGCAGGGGGCAGTGTTGATGTACAGA GGGGTGAACACACTAATTTCAGATCTGTGCGGCTGcgcttcctccttctcctcatcTGTTCCTTTCACCTCCTCGCATCAGCTGTCCTGCTTCAGAGAcgagctcctcttcctcctgtacCTCTTCCAGCGAAG ACGTTACTCTTCAGTTCCTAAAAGAAGAGAGAGTGTTTCTAAGAAAGTGAAGACCCAGTGA